The Vibrio sp. 10N DNA window AGAGGCTATTCATTTTCAGGTATTCGAGCACGGCAGGTCACGGATGATGACTTTGAAGCGTTTGATATGATTTTGGCAGCGGATAAAGATAATTTGGCCGATCTAAAACAGCGTTGCCCGGCACATTTGCAATACAAGTTGTCGCTTTTTCTGAGCCATGGCTCATCGAGTCACACTGAGATACCGGATCCCTATTATGGTGGTGATCAAGGGTTTGAGTTGGTGCTGGATTTAATTGAGGATGCATCGGATAGCGTATTGGCGAAATTTGTAAGTTGAAGAGCAAAAGATAAGGCCGCAGTGACGAAATCTCTGCGGCCTTGAAATGTCTGTGAGTGCGAATGAGCTTTGCGGTTACTTACTCATTTCACCGCGAAGTACTTCCAGCATCTTCGCTTTCACCTGCTCATAACTTAGGTTCTGGCTCAGCAGATAGTGCAGCTTGGCAAGTGCTGCTTCTGGCGTCATATCGTAACCACTAATAACACCAGCATCAGCTAGGGCACAGCCTGTCGCGTAACCGCCCATGTTCACTTTACCCGCCAAACATTGAGTTAAGTTGACCACTAATACGCCGCGCTCTGACGCTTCTTTCAGATGCGCTAAAAGTTCTGGGTTTTGCGGTGCATTACCTACACCAAACGTTAGCAAAATCATCGCATTAACAGGTTGCAGCAAGGTATTGCGGATTACTTCGTGTGAAATGCCTGGGTACATGGTGATAACGCCAATAGGCTGCGGCGTGATGTCGTGTACCTTGAATTTCCCTTCCGGCTGTTTGTTGATTTCCACACCGCTGCTCAGCTGGATATTAATCCCTGCTTCTAGCAGAGGCTGAAGATTCGGTGAGGTAAAGGCATTAAAGCCATCAGCATGTGATTTTGTGCTGCGGTTACCGCGCATCAGCTGGTTATTGAAAAACAGCGTCACTTCGTTGATTGGATAGTTGGCTGCTATGTGAAGCGCGTTTAGCAGGTTTGCTTGGCCATCTGAGCGCAGCTCTGCCAGTGGGATTTGTGAGCCAGTAACAATCACAGGTTTGCCAAGGTTTTCCAGCATAAACGACAATGCCGAAGCGGTGTACGCCATGGTGTCGGTACCGTGGAGGATCACAAAACCGTCGTAGTTGTCGTAGTTGTCACGAATGTCGTCGGCGATCTGTTGCCAGTCGGCAGGTGTCATGTCTGAAGAGTCGATAAGCGGCTCGTATTCATGAATCGTGAACTCTGGCATCTCAGGACGATGGAATTCTGGCATGCTTGCCAGTTGCTTTTCCATGAAGCCCGCGACAGGAATGTAACCATGATCGGACTTTTGCATGCCGATAGTGCCGCCGGTGTAGGCGATGTAGATGTGTTTACGCGTCATGACAGACATTACTTTGAAACTGGGAACAGGTGAGGCGATTATAACCAAATCAAACAAAAGAGCCACCGATTGGTGGCTCTAAAGTCGGGTTTTGCAGAGTTATCCGCTATTGGACATTACAGGTCAAACAGAGAACGTAGTGGCCTTTTGGATCGTTAAAGCTCTCCATAAGACTTGCATGCTGCTGAAGCTCTGTTGCAACAGGCAATAGGCTTTGTGGAACCCAGGCTGAAATATCAAGCCCTAGGCTGACTTTCACTTGCTTCATGAGATCCTGTACAAACTGCTGTGCAGGGCTCAGTGGCTCTTCTACCCAGTACACGTCGTACGCTTCTAAGTTAGCCAGCTCTGCGGCGCGAGCGATAGCATCATCAAAGTCACCAATTCGGTCAACAAGACCGTGGTCTAGCGCATCTTGGCCTGTCCATACACGGCCTTGAGCGACGTTATCTACTTCTGTTTGGCTCATGTTACGGTTATCAGAGACTAGAGTGATAAAGCGCTTATAACCGTGCTCAATACCCATCTGGAAGGCAGCCGATGCACCTTCGTTGATGCCACGAGTTACGCCAACACCTGAGAACGGTGAAGTGCCAACGCCATCTGTGTTGACGCCAATGTTGTTGAGCCCTTTTTCAAATGTAGTGATAACGCTAAAGATACCAATTGAGCCGGTAATGGTTGTTGGCTGAGCCATGATTTCATTCGCGCTCATTGAAATCCAGTAGCCGCCAGATGCAGCAACGCTCGACATCGATACCACAACAGGTTTGCCAGCATCTTTCAGTGCTTGAACTTCATTGCGAATCACTTCAGAAGCGAAAGCGCTACCGCCCGGGCTGTCTACACGCAGCACAACCGATTTAACGCTGTCATCTTCGCGAGCTTGCTTTAGAAGCGCGGCAATGGTGTCACCACCAATAGTGCCTCGTGGCTGTTCGCCATCCATGATGGAACCACTTGCCACAACAACGGCAATTTGGTTGTCAGGCTCTGTTGGCATATCAAACGGCACGCTTGCCAGGTAGTCGTAGTAGCTCACGGCATTAAAGCCACCATCGCCGTCACTGCCGAAGGCTTCGATCATGGCTTCGTTGACTTGTGGCTTAGTGACTAACTCGTCAACTAACCTTAGCTCTTTAGATAGAGCAGCAAGATCACCATCGACGTTTTTCAGCGATGCTAAGAAATCGTCCATACTCGGCGTGAGTATGCTTGGCTCGATTTCTCGGTTTGCTGCGACATCATCGACATACGCGTCCCACAGTTGAGTTACCCAGCGCGTTGCGTTGGCTTTCGCGTCTTCAGACATGTCGTCACGAAGGAACGGCTCGACTGCCGACTTGTAGGTACCCACGCGGAACACGTGCGTAGTGACATCGAGTTTTTCAAGCAAGGTTTTGAAGTACATTGAGTATGCACTGTAGCCACGGATCAGCACCGCACCGTCAGGAGCAAGGTAGACCTTGTCGGCGTAACTGGCGAGATAATATTGGCTTTGGTTGTAAAACGCGCCATAGGCATAAACCGGTTTGCCTGTTGCTTTAAACTCATTGATGGCTTTAGCGATGTAACGTAGTTTGGTCAGGCTGGTTTCCGGCATTTCTCGCAGCGAGAGAACCAGTCCCGTGACTTTTTCATCTTGAGAGGCATGGCGGATGGTGTCGACAATATCAAAGACAACGTTCTCTTTTGGCAGCTCTTGGCCAAACAAAGATCCAGTGAACGAGTCCATTGGGTTAACGTAGGTGCTTTGTTCAACAATAGGGCCAGACAGGTTCATCACCAGCGCTGTGGCTTTTTTCTCAACCGCTGGTGGCGCGTCGCTCTGGGTAAACGCAAAGTACAGTGTGGCGAGCACCGCAAAGAAAAACAGATTCACAATAGCAAGGCGAGTGAAGTTAATCAGCTTCCAAATGCCTTTGAAAATCATACCTATAAAACGAAATACTTTTTTCATCATCTCTCCACATCACAAAGTGTGAGTGTTTATGTCCTTTAACATCAATTACTAGTGTAGCGCTGAGGTTAACAATTCGCAGTATCAATTATGTAATTGTACGTATGTGACGCTGACTTCTATCAGCCTGAGGGTTAACTGAATATAAATTAGAGACTTACCATACTAGATGAAGTTCAAAGAATCAGAAAGTTTTTCTGTTTATGTTGTAAGAATGTAAACGGCAGTTTGATTTTTTAACCTTTACATAATATTCTGGTCAGACCACAACAACAATAAATGGATCTGCCATGTACCCGAACTTACTTAAGCCACTGGATTTAGGATTTACTCAACTTAGAAACCGAGTGCTGATGGGATCAATGCACACTGGTCTTGAAGAGCATAAAGAAGGTCTCCATAAGCTTGCTGCGTTCTATGAAGAGCGAGCTAAAGGCGGAGTTGGGTTGATTGTGACAGGCGGCTTCGCGCCTAACCTTCGTGGTCGCCTTGCGCCATTTGCCGCAGAGTTCAGTAAACCTAAGCATGCGAAAGCGCATAAAGTGGTCACAGAAGCGGTTCATAAACATGGTGGTAAAATCGCACTGCAAATCCTTCACGCAGGTCGATACGGTTATCACCCGTTCTCTCAAAGTGCCTCTAAGATTAAATCGCCGATTACCCCCTTTGCTCCAAGTGAAATGAGTAGTCGTCAGATTTGGAAAACCATCGACGCTTACGCCAACAGTGCCTCGTTGGCAAGAGAAGCGGGTTATGACGGCGTTGAAATCATGGGCTCAGAAGGTTACTTCATTAACCAATTCATCTGTAAGCGTACCAATGTACGTTACGATGAGTGGGGTGGCAGTTATGACAATCGCATTCGCTTGCCGTTAGAAATTGTTAAAGCGGTGCGTGCAGCCGTTGGCGAAGACTTCATTATCATCTTCCGTCTCTCGATGCTGGATCTTGTGGAACAGGGCAGTACATTCGAGGAAGTCATTCAGCTAGGTAAAGCACTTGAACAAGCAGGCGTAACCATTATCAACACAGGTATTGGCTGGCACGAAGCTAAGGTGCCAACGATCGCGACCCAAGTGCCACGCGGAGCATTTACTTGGGTGACCGAGAAGATCCGTCCCCATCTTTCGATCCCGGTTATCACGACCAACAGAATTAATACCCCGGATGAGGCGGAACGCATTCTCTCGTCTGGGCATGCCGATATGGTCTCCATGGCGCGACCTTTCTTGGCCGATCCGAACTTTGTGGCTAAAGCGGAGCAAGGCGAAGCCCATTTCATTAATACCTGTATTGGCTGTAACCAAGCATGTCTGGATAACGCATTCAAAGGTAAGCGAGCAACGTGTTTAGTGAACCCACAAGCGTGTTATGAAACGGACTTGATCATCAAGAAGGCTGTGAACAGTAAAAATATCGCGGTGGTTGGTGCGGGTCCTGCCGGACTGGCTTGTGCGACGATGTTGGCCGAAAAAGGGCACTCGGTTGACTTATTTGAAAAGAGCGATCGTATTGGTGGCCAGTTCCGACTTGCGATGCAGATCCCGGGCAAAGAAGAATTTAGAGAAACGATCCGCTATTTTGCCAACCGCATTGCGCAGACTGGCGTTAAGCTCCACCTTGAAACCGAAGCGACAGCCGATCTGTTAAGAGAATACGACGAAGTGGTGATGGCAACCGGTGTTAAACCACGCATACCAAAACTGGAAGGTATTGATAATGCAGATAAAGTCATCGATTACCAAACGGTGATTCGTGACAAGACTTACCTCGGTGAGAACGTTGCTATCATGGGTGCTGGCGGCATCGGTATTGATATCGCAAGCATGATTACCGAGCCGCACGGTCAAACACTGGACGATTGGCTACACGATTGGGGCATTGATAAAAGCATCGAACACCCTGGTGGTTTGTACCCGTTCCCAGATTCGACAACGAACACCAATGTATGGGTGATGCAGCGTAAAGAAGGTCGCGTCGGCAAGGGTCCAGGTAAAACCACAGGTTGGATCCATAAGAAGACGCTTGAGAAGCGCGGCGTCCACCTACTTGGTGGCGTCACTTACGACAAGATTGACGCTGAAGGTCTCCACATCACGGTGAAGGGAGAGTCTAA harbors:
- a CDS encoding low molecular weight protein-tyrosine-phosphatase gives rise to the protein MGKKKLSILVVCMGNICRSPTGEAVLRARAEQSGVSVTIDSAGTIGYHQGNTPDPRSRKAGEARGYSFSGIRARQVTDDDFEAFDMILAADKDNLADLKQRCPAHLQYKLSLFLSHGSSSHTEIPDPYYGGDQGFELVLDLIEDASDSVLAKFVS
- the ansA gene encoding asparaginase; translation: MTRKHIYIAYTGGTIGMQKSDHGYIPVAGFMEKQLASMPEFHRPEMPEFTIHEYEPLIDSSDMTPADWQQIADDIRDNYDNYDGFVILHGTDTMAYTASALSFMLENLGKPVIVTGSQIPLAELRSDGQANLLNALHIAANYPINEVTLFFNNQLMRGNRSTKSHADGFNAFTSPNLQPLLEAGINIQLSSGVEINKQPEGKFKVHDITPQPIGVITMYPGISHEVIRNTLLQPVNAMILLTFGVGNAPQNPELLAHLKEASERGVLVVNLTQCLAGKVNMGGYATGCALADAGVISGYDMTPEAALAKLHYLLSQNLSYEQVKAKMLEVLRGEMSK
- the sppA gene encoding signal peptide peptidase SppA, with translation MKKVFRFIGMIFKGIWKLINFTRLAIVNLFFFAVLATLYFAFTQSDAPPAVEKKATALVMNLSGPIVEQSTYVNPMDSFTGSLFGQELPKENVVFDIVDTIRHASQDEKVTGLVLSLREMPETSLTKLRYIAKAINEFKATGKPVYAYGAFYNQSQYYLASYADKVYLAPDGAVLIRGYSAYSMYFKTLLEKLDVTTHVFRVGTYKSAVEPFLRDDMSEDAKANATRWVTQLWDAYVDDVAANREIEPSILTPSMDDFLASLKNVDGDLAALSKELRLVDELVTKPQVNEAMIEAFGSDGDGGFNAVSYYDYLASVPFDMPTEPDNQIAVVVASGSIMDGEQPRGTIGGDTIAALLKQAREDDSVKSVVLRVDSPGGSAFASEVIRNEVQALKDAGKPVVVSMSSVAASGGYWISMSANEIMAQPTTITGSIGIFSVITTFEKGLNNIGVNTDGVGTSPFSGVGVTRGINEGASAAFQMGIEHGYKRFITLVSDNRNMSQTEVDNVAQGRVWTGQDALDHGLVDRIGDFDDAIARAAELANLEAYDVYWVEEPLSPAQQFVQDLMKQVKVSLGLDISAWVPQSLLPVATELQQHASLMESFNDPKGHYVLCLTCNVQ
- a CDS encoding NADPH-dependent 2,4-dienoyl-CoA reductase, producing the protein MYPNLLKPLDLGFTQLRNRVLMGSMHTGLEEHKEGLHKLAAFYEERAKGGVGLIVTGGFAPNLRGRLAPFAAEFSKPKHAKAHKVVTEAVHKHGGKIALQILHAGRYGYHPFSQSASKIKSPITPFAPSEMSSRQIWKTIDAYANSASLAREAGYDGVEIMGSEGYFINQFICKRTNVRYDEWGGSYDNRIRLPLEIVKAVRAAVGEDFIIIFRLSMLDLVEQGSTFEEVIQLGKALEQAGVTIINTGIGWHEAKVPTIATQVPRGAFTWVTEKIRPHLSIPVITTNRINTPDEAERILSSGHADMVSMARPFLADPNFVAKAEQGEAHFINTCIGCNQACLDNAFKGKRATCLVNPQACYETDLIIKKAVNSKNIAVVGAGPAGLACATMLAEKGHSVDLFEKSDRIGGQFRLAMQIPGKEEFRETIRYFANRIAQTGVKLHLETEATADLLREYDEVVMATGVKPRIPKLEGIDNADKVIDYQTVIRDKTYLGENVAIMGAGGIGIDIASMITEPHGQTLDDWLHDWGIDKSIEHPGGLYPFPDSTTNTNVWVMQRKEGRVGKGPGKTTGWIHKKTLEKRGVHLLGGVTYDKIDAEGLHITVKGESKLIPADKVVICAGQESVKPFENQWPEFGDKLHVIGGADYAGELDAVRAIRQGVELAAKL